One window from the genome of Salvia miltiorrhiza cultivar Shanhuang (shh) chromosome 7, IMPLAD_Smil_shh, whole genome shotgun sequence encodes:
- the LOC130994183 gene encoding uncharacterized protein LOC130994183, whose protein sequence is MAVPSRDRINVDSVRKATNALLKWKKKSLLSHDAIEEEADDFIYLSVTLKKVPPRNLSVTPHRILLRRPLLSQDLSTLNICLIVDGKRITAESAQKILQAQGIPYIKKVFKLSKLKSDFNSFESKKKLHDSFDVFLADKSVEAVLPKVLGRVFYKKRKKIPVAVELGGDWKEELERACRTSLWCLSGGTCSAVRVGRLGAMEAQEIVENVYDAVDGVVEIVPRKWSGIRCLHLKFSDSLALPIYEDEIQDGSLLGLKRKRILGK, encoded by the coding sequence ATGGCCGTACCTTCGAGAGATCGAATCAACGTCGACAGCGTCCGGAAAGCCACCAACGCCCTCCTCAAGTGGAAGAAGAAGTCACTCCTCTCCCACGACGCTATTGAAGAAGAAGCCGACGATTTCATCTACCTCTCCGTAACCCTAAAAAAAGTCCCGCCGCGCAACCTCTCCGTCACTCCGCACCGAATCCTCCTCCGCCGCCCGCTTCTGTCTCAGGACTTGTCCACCTTGAACATCTGCCTCATCGTCGACGGAAAGAGAATCACCGCCGAATCGGCGCAGAAGATTCTGCAAGCTCAGGGAATCCCCTACATCAAAAAGGTTTTCAAGCTGTCGAAATTGAAGTCGGATTTCAATTCGTTCGAATCGAAGAAGAAACTTCACGATTCGTTCGATGTGTTTCTGGCGGACAAGAGCGTGGAGGCTGTGCTGCCTAAGGTGTTGGGGAGGGTGTTCtacaagaagaggaagaagattcCGGTGGCGGTGGAGCTGGGCGGGGATTGGAAGGAGGAGTTAGAGAGGGCGTGTAGGACGAGTTTGTGGTGCTTGAGCGGTGGGACTTGCAGCGCCGTGCGAGTGGGGAGATTGGGGGCCATGGAGGCTCAAGAGATTGTGGAGAATGTGTATGATGCTGTTGATGGTGTGGTTGAGATTGTTCCGAGAAAATGGAGTGGCATTAGGTGCTTGCATTTGAAGTTTTCGGATTCATTGGCATTGCCCATTTATGAGGATGAGATACAAGATGGTAGCTTGCTGGGGCTCAAGAGGAAGAGAATTTTAGGGAAGTAG
- the LOC130996291 gene encoding uncharacterized protein LOC130996291: MAVDDDSSAGLETTRASHLSTSASTPIDSSNIGFQLLKKQGWKEGTGLGASEQGRLEPIATIVKKNKRGLGAEKAYKEIKQSKDKDKGDPKLPKIKVKGVSKKMRKIQKLEKKMQEKEFDRDFFRMFWPDNGSECEYRHSDIARVNQRDCWYWLHGSCLNPKCAFRHRPLEELGGPASNVPNAFTKPAVACVFFQKGHCLKGDWCPFLHAPNTKAIPVPVTVRPWHIYVREEF; this comes from the exons ATGGCGGTTGATGATGATTCTTCAGCGGGTTTGGAAACGACTAGGGCTTCGCATCTAAGCACTTCTGCTTCCACCCCGATAGATTCATCGAATATTGGTTTTCAG TTGTTAAAGAAGCAAGGATGGAAAGAAGGAACTGGCCTTGGTGCTTCCGAACAG GGCAGGCTGGAGCCAATAGCAACTATtgtcaagaaaaataaaagaggtTTGGGAGCAGAAAAGGCATATAAGGAAATCAAGCAATCCAAAGACAAGGATAAGGGTGATCCAAAA TTGCCTAAGATTAAAGTAAAAGGTGTCTCGAAGAAGATGAGGAAGATTCAAAAGCTTgaaaagaagatgcaagaaAAGGAATTTGATCGGGATTTCTTCAGGATGTTCTGGCCAGATAAC GGAAGCGAATGTGAGTATCGCCATAGTGATATTGCACGGGTAAATCAAAGGGACTGTTGGTACTGGTTACATGGTAGCTGCTTGAATCCAAAGTGCGCGTTCCGTCATCGG CCTCTTGAAGAATTGGGAGGACCTGCATCTAATGTCCCAAATGCCTTCACCAAGCCGGCCGTGGCATGCGTATTTTTTCAAAAGGGGCACTGTTTAAAAGGTGATTGGTGTCCATTTCTTCATGCGCCAAATACCAAAGCCATACCTGTTCCAGTAACTGTAAGACCGTGGCACATATATGTCAGAGAAGAATTCTAG